The following are from one region of the Synechococcus sp. CBW1108 genome:
- a CDS encoding plasmid stabilization protein — protein MAQLLVRQLDLAVKEALRRRAQRHGRSMEEEARVILARALASDHDTNGETEGLGTRMAALFVDAVLEEPIGEWRGQSARPAVFAP, from the coding sequence GTGGCCCAATTGCTGGTGCGCCAGCTCGACCTGGCGGTGAAGGAAGCCCTCAGGCGTCGCGCCCAGCGCCATGGCCGTAGCATGGAAGAAGAAGCACGCGTGATTCTGGCCCGGGCGCTGGCCAGCGATCACGACACCAATGGTGAAACCGAGGGGCTGGGCACGCGCATGGCGGCGCTGTTTGTGGATGCCGTACTGGAGGAGCCGATTGGCGAGTGGCGCGGACAATCCGCCCGCCCCGCTGTCTTTGCACCATGA